From the genome of Mustelus asterias chromosome 7, sMusAst1.hap1.1, whole genome shotgun sequence, one region includes:
- the LOC144496127 gene encoding peptidase inhibitor 15-like, protein MKLCSILALLRLLCALQRTSADVSGILQPSNFTEKESSWKNYPGPGDVPKGRRRRYISQTDMSIILDYHNKVRSQVNPPAANMEYMVWDENLAKSAESWAAMCIWDHGPSYLLRFLGQNLSVRSGRYRNILQLVKPWYDEVKGYSFPYPRDCNPRCPLKCYGPVCTHYTQMVWATSNRIGCAIHTCHNMQVWGSTFRRAFYLVCNYAPKGNWIGEAPYKVGVPCSACPPSYGGVCSNNQCFPRVTSNYLYWFK, encoded by the exons ATGAAGCTCTGCTCCATCCTGGCTCTGCTCAGGTTACTGTGCGCTCTGCAAAGAACAAGTGCAGATGTCTCCGGCATTCTCCAGCCATCAAACTTCACCGAGAAGGAATCGTCCTGGAAAAATTACCCGGGACCTGGGGACGTGCCGAAAGGCAGGCGGAGGCGATACATCTCGCAGACTGACATGTCAATCATTCTCGATTACCACAACAAGGTTCGGAGTCAAGTCAACCCACCTGCTGCAAACATGGAATACATG GTATGGGATGAAAATCTAGCAAAGTCTGCTGAGTCTTGGGCTGCAATGTGCATCTGGGACCATGGACCATCGTATTTACTGAGATTTCTGGGACAAAATCTATCAGTTCGCTCTGGACG TTATCGAAATATTCTCCAACTAGTAAAACCTTGGTATGACGAAGTGAAGGGCTATAGTTTTCCATATCCTCGTGATTGTAACCCCAGGTGTCCCCTGAAATGTTATGGACCAGTATGCACACACTACACTCAG ATGGTTTGGGCAACATCCAACCGAATAGGCTGCGCAATCCATACCTGCCACAATATGCAGGTCTGGGGATCAACATTTCGACGTGCTTTTTACCTCGTATGCAACTACGCTCCAAA gggAAACTGGATTGGGGAAGCACCATATAAAGTCGGAGTGCCATGCTCAGCCTGCCCACCCAGTTACGGAGGAGTTTGCAGCAACAATCAGTGCTTCCCACGAGTAACTTCAAATTACCTGTACTGGTTCAAATGA